The following coding sequences lie in one Arachis ipaensis cultivar K30076 chromosome B03, Araip1.1, whole genome shotgun sequence genomic window:
- the LOC107631505 gene encoding aspartate carbamoyltransferase 3, chloroplastic, with product MAATSLFSCSMHTEMLAPKILKGSDVLCCPKSNFLSMKKSSKLEQMKSILQTDGIHSNALKVERAPYFSVGQKFQLDDVIEAQQFDRDILNAIFEVAQEMESIEKNSPGSQILKGYLMATLFYEPSTRTRLSFESAMKRLGGEVLTTENAREFSSAAKGETLEDTIRTVEGYSDIIVMRHFESGAARRAAATAGIPIINAGDGPGQHPTQALLDVYTIQREIGKLDSIKVGLVGDLANGRTVRSLAYLLAKYKDVKIYFVAPDVVKMKDDIKEYLTSKGVKWEESADLMEVASECDVVYQTRIQKERFGERVDLYEEARGKYIVNKDVLKVMQTHAVVMHPLPRLDEITVDVDADPRAAYFRQAKNGLYIRMALLKLLLVGW from the exons ATGGCTGCGACTTCTCTTTTCTCCTGCTCAATGCATACAGAGATGCTTGCTCCAAAGATATTAAAAGGCTCAGATGTTTTATGCTGTCCAAAATCGAATTTTTTAAGTATGAAGAAGTCATCAAAATTGGAACAAATGAAATCAATCTTGCAAACAGATGGAATTCATTCCAATGCTTTGAAAGTTGAACGTGCACCTTACTTTTCAGTGGGACAAAAATTTCAACTTGATGATGTTATTGAAGCTCAACAGTTTGATAGAGACATTCTAAATGCCATTTTTGAAGTTGCACAAGAGATGGAGAGTATTGAAAAGAATTCTCCTGGTAGCCAAATTTTAAAGGGTTATCTTATGGCCACCTTATTCTATGAGCCCTCTACTAGAACTAGACTTTCATTTGAGTCTGCCATGAAAAGACTCGGTGGAGAGGTTTTAACAACTGAAAATGCAAGAGAATTTTCATCGGCTGCCAAAGGAGAGACACTTGAAG ATACAATACGAACAGTTGAGGGTTACTCTGATATAATTGTGATGCGGCACTTTGAAAGTGGTGCTGCCAGAAGAGCAGCTGCTACAGCTGGCATTCCAATAATCAATGCAGGGgatggtcctggacagcatcctACCCAG GCACTTTTAGATGTCTACACTATtcaaagagagattgggaagcttGACAGTATAAAAGTTGGGCTTGTGGGAGACCTTGCTAATGGGAGGACAGTTCGTTCATTGGCATACTTGCTTGCCAAGTACAAGGACGTGAAAATCTATTTTGTAGCACCTGATGTGGTTAAAATGAAG GATGATATAAAAGAGTATTTGACATCAAAGGGAGTGAAGTGGGAAGAAAGCGCTGATTTAATGGAAGTGGCGTCAGAGTGTGATGTGGTTTATCAAACTCGTATTCAAAAAGAACGATTTGGTGAAAGAGTTGACCTTTATGAAGAGGCTAGAGGCAAGTACATTGTGAATAAGGATGTTCTAAAGGTGATGCAGACTCATGCTGTGGTCATGCACCCTCTTCCTAGGCTTGATGAA ATCACAGTGGATGTTGATGCTGATCCAAGGGCTGCTTACTTTAGGCAGGCCAAAAATGGTCTATATATTCGGATGGCACTTCTGAAACTCTTGCTTGTTGGTTGGTAA
- the LOC107631503 gene encoding protein CHROMATIN REMODELING 4 — MKENNSSAPTMINSKWVLKRKRRKLPLGQDQSSGKDESNGKEQPNCKEQSNGKEQSNGKDDNSATSESSRSASVKRMLKTEVVTDQSSSKKKGHDGYYYECVVCDLGGNLLCCDSCPRTYHLQCLSPPLKRIPTGKWQCPSCFEENDHLKPMDHLESISKRARTKIAKDKPQVGVNSLCLEKVSRIFGNKHVSKKRSSSKAKPISSLGVKFFDKKPFSSLVDANKPCDPSVGSSIEGTSSCADVDDKKSSASPTVFLVDERASSPATEIVSPSKDTNLESTDEQLEGKPDLSCNQMPVKKTVVLAIGVGGEEGRKRKHKDINNNTSQKKRRTEKGKTFVNTSVKCKSGNNKTPKKQKSVTYSISASGSKEKFGKKDSEVQKKDQMISRLIKDTSNELDIAGRHVDGTLMHDDSAIVESLQVDRVLGCRIQGENANTIQHGSLTISNDSPGDQAISENQNRLVEDNSTDDNDLDAETVENVVDDPQNDIKSSGKEETLTNSNRVETINVYRRSTTKESKKGNSADSLSKPTDDLDSCPRDSNDQDDSTVSAENLEKASDKMEVEESITVALRSNDNSGLPENCEIPATLETKLKEVDMEKGVSTDVIENKVLAANVAESSCLDGKKVSYEFLVKWVGKSNIHNSWISESRLKVLAKRKLENYKAKYGVSIINICEERWRQPQRVLALRTSKNGASEAFVKWTGLPYDECTWESLDEPVLQKSSHLVTLFHKHEALTLERDASKENSARKSNEHRHDIFNLTEQPKELKGGALFPHQLEALNWLRKCWYKSKNVILADEMGLGKTVSACAFISSLYFEFKAKLPCLVLVPLSTMPNWLAEFALWAPDVNVVEYHGCAKARAMIRQYEWHANDPSGLNKKTEAFKFNVLLTTYEMILADSSHLRGVPWEVLVVDEGHRLKNSGSKLFSLLNTFSFQHRVLLTGTPLQNNIGEMYNLLNFLQPASFPSLSSFEEKFNDLTTAEKVDELKKLVAPHMLRRLKKDAMQNIPPKTERMVPVELSSIQAEYYRAMLTKNYQILRNIGKGVAQQSMLNIVMQLRKVCNHPYLIPGTEPDSGSVEFLHEMRIKASAKLTLLHSMLKVLRKEGHRVLIFSQMTKLLDILEDYLTIEFGPKTYERVDGSVAVADRQTAIARFNQDKSRFVFLLSTRSCGLGINLATADTVIIYDSDFNPHADIQAMNRAHRIGQSKRLLVYRLVVRASVEERILQLAKKKLMLDQLFVNKSGSQKEIEDILKWGTEELFNDSPGLNTTENNNSSKDETIIDVAHKQRKRTGGLGDVYKDKCTDSSSKIVWDENAISKLLDRSDLQDGSTDIAEGDTENDMLGSVKAVEWNDEPTEEHGVDESPPHGTDDLSTQNSEKKDDIVMIANEENEWDRLLRVRWEKYQSEEEAALGRGKRQRKAVSYREAYAPHPTETMSESGGEEEKEPEPEPEREYTPAGRALKTKYAKLRARQKERIARKKEAASRPPEEIPGVEPLPQFPTNTKGGDIGAGAMHPVQEVPSINLVDSKSNQLAEAQVQNSNNTDTISRIDRLSKHKMSNHFDAHLNNPSRTLPDIFVPNHHIKGGPSTSNSMPPNNLLPVLGLCAPNANQMESSESNVPKLNWRQNRHGVRQEFPFNLASCSGTSMDAEVRSQEMAPNTKIPDASTENVKHSFKNSIPDSNLPFVPFPPSVKGKESNAFEKSGARFSAFQEKMALPNLPFDERLLARFPLTTKSMANSHLDLLPNLSLGGRFEPLNGSGQDLPTMPALPTFKNPPEDMFRYNQQDRDVPPTLGLGQRPTPFPSFPENHRKVLENIMMRTGSGSSSSLKKKSKSDGWSEDELDSLWIGVRRHGRGNWDVMLRDPKLKFSRYKTPDDLSGRWEEEQVKVFQGPAFPVPRSSKMTKSTKAAHFPISDGMMERALQGSKFILPPKFQNHLTDMKLGIGESVSGLPHFRTLDRPSLQNDQFVPVPSWSSDKHRAKLPEDGSAEASDRPGTSNVLSEHPFMLNSFGASSLGSLGLNCSGGLDIRQKEDEQGNRKRGKLPELLDGSSNDLRDNRANVGNGESMGSGLASNAIRPDLSHSKGDDVAGSSTSKDKLPHWLREAVSPPAKHPDPELPPTVSAIAQSVRMLYGEDKSTIPPFVIPGPPPSLPKDPRCILKKRKRRRSPKFDQGLADFAGSSRDFPSNRDADNGASSSTPSGPPFPLLSQTATRGPQQVESNLSLPLLNLKDSSPSLSSGLSPSPEVLQLVASCVAPGPHLPPVSGASSFLEGKLPLPRPVARAKFKDSEGAFENKKAHQVSPKTWCPPEDDIVELPDSGDSSKTQSDPSRVERPDEVEEVSSEGTVSDHAVRDQETQL, encoded by the exons ATGAAGGAAAACAATTCATCAGCACCGACAATGATTAACAGTAAATGGGTTTTAAAGCGTAAGCGGAGAAAGCTCCCTTTAGGACAGGATCAATCCTCTGGTAAAGATGAATCCAATGGTAAAGAGCAGCCCAATTGTAAAGAGCAATCCAACGGTAAAGAACAATCAAATGGTAAAGATGACAATTCAGCCACATCTGAATCTTCTAGGAGTGCTTCGGTCAAACGCATGCTAAAGACTGAAGTAGTGACTGATCAATCTTCGTCCAAGAAGAAAGGACATGATGGG TATTACTATGAATGCGTGGTCTGTGATCTTGGTGGCAACTTGTTGTGCTGTGATAGCTGTCCTCGCACTTATCATTTGCAGTGTCTTAGTCCACCTCTTAAG CGCATCCCCACGGGGAAGTGGCAATGTCCAAGCTGCTTTGAAGAAAATGATCACCTAAAGCCTATGGACCATTTGGAGTCAATTTCAAAACGAGCAAGGACCAAGATAGCTAAGGACAAGCCACAAGTTGGAGTCAACTCACTTTGCCTTGAGAAAGTTTCCCGAATTTTCGGAAATAAACATGTTTCCAAGAAAAGGTCATCAAGCAAGGCAAAGCCTATTTCAAGTTTGGGGGTGAAATTCTTTGATAAGAAACCATTTTCTTCCTTAGTGGATGCAAACAAACCATGTGACCCATCTGTTGGGAGTTCCATAGAAGGAACTTCATCGTGTGCCGATGTTGATGACAAAAAATCAAGTGCTTCCCCAACAGTTTTCCTTGTGGATGAGAGGGCATCTTCACCTGCAACGGAAATTGTTTCTCCTTCTAAAGATACTAATTTAGAGTCAACTGATGAACAGTTGGAAGGAAAGCCTGATTTATCTTGTAATCAAATGCCTGTGAAAAAGACAGTTGTTCTTGCAATTGGTgttggtggagaggaggggagaAAAAGGAAGCATaaagatattaataataataCTAGTCAAAAGAAGCGTAGGACTGAAAAGGGGAAAACTTTTGTCAATACATCTGTAAAGTGCAAGTCTGGTAATAATAAAACACCAAAGAAGCAGAAATCTGTAACTTATAGCATTTCTGCATCTGGATCAAAAGAGAAATTTGGAAAGAAAGATTCTGAAGTCCAGAAGAAAGATCAG ATGATCTCTCGGCTAATAAAAGACACATCAAATGAGCTGGATATAGCAGGAAGGCATGTGGATGGAACTTTGATGCATGATGATAGTGCTATTGTTGAATCTTTGCAG GTTGATCGGGTTTTAGGGTGTCGAATTCAGGGTGAGAATGCAAACACAATACAACATGGATCTTTGACCATTTCAAATGACTCACCTGGTGATCAGGCAATCTCAGAAAACCAGAATAGACTAGTGGAGGATAATTCCACCGATGATAATGATTTGGATGCTGAAACAGTTGAAAATGTTGTTGATGATCCACAAAATGATATCAAAAGTTCTGGTAAAGAAGAAACATTGACAAACTCCAATAGAGTGGAAACAATTAATGTATACAGAAGATCTACAACAAAGGAAAGTAAGAAGGGAAATTCCGCAGATTCATTGAGTAAACCTACTGATGATTTAGATTCCTGTCCCAGGGATAGTAATGATCAGGATGATTCTACCGTTTCTGCTGAAAATTTGGAAAAAGCAAGTGACAAGATGGAGGTGGAGGAGAGTATCACTGTTGCTTTAAGAAGCAATGATAACAGTGGGCTTCCAGAAAACTGTGAAATACCGGCCACTCTTGAGACAAAACTGAAAGAAGTGGATATGGAGAAGGGAGTGAGTACCGATGTGATTGAGAATAAAGTTCTGGCTGCTAATGTGGCTGAATCTTCTTGTCTAGATGGAAAGAAAGTCTCCTATGAATTTTTAGTTAAGTGGGTAGGAAAATCTAATATTCATAATAGTTGGATTTCTGAATCCCGGTTGAAAGTTCTTGCCAAGAGAAAACTGGAAAATTACAAGGCAAAGTATGGGGTATCAATAATAAATATTTGTGAGGAGCGTTGGAGACAGCCTCAGCGAGTTCTTGCACTCCGCACTTCCAAAAATGGAGCATCTGAAGCATTTGTAAAATGGACTGGACTACCTTATGATGAATGCACTTGGGAAAGTTTAGATGAACCTGTGCTTCAAAAGTCTTCTCATCTGGTTACACTTTTTCATAAGCATGAAGCCCTAACTCTTGAAAGGGATGCATCAAAGGAAAATTCAGCAAGGAAAAGCAATGAACATCGGCATGATATATTTAATCTTACGGAGCAACCTAAGGAGCTGAAAGGAGGTGCCTTGTTTCCTCATCAACTTGAGGCTCTCAACTGGTTACGTAAATGCTGGTataagtccaaaaatgtgatacTTGCAGATGAGATGGGACTTGGGAAAACAGTCTCTGCTTGTGCTTTTATTTCATCATTGTATTTTGAATTCAAAGCTAAACTTCCTTGCTTGGTCTTGGTACCCCTTTCCACAATGCCTAATTGGCTTGCTGAATTTGCACTGTGGGCTCCGGATGTGAATGTTGTGGAATATCATGGCTGCGCAAAAGCAAGAGCCATGATTCGCCAGTATGAATGGCATGCTAATGATCCAAGTGGGTTGAATAAGAAAACAGAAGCCTTTAAATTCAATGTGCTTTTAACTACATATGAAATGATTCTTGCTGATTCTTCTCATTTGCGCGGAGTTCCTTGGGAAGTTCTTGTTGTTGATGAGGGACATCGACTGAAAAATTCTGGAAGTAAGCTTTTCAGTTTGTTGAATACCTTCTCTTTTCAACATCGTGTACTGTTGACAGGTACCCCTCTCCAGAACAACATTGGTGAGATGTACAACTTGCTCAATTTCTTACAACCGGCATCATTTCCTTCTCTGTCTTCGTTTGAGGAGAAGTTTAATGATCTTACAACTGCAGAAAAGGTTGATGAATTGAAAAAACTTGTGGCTCCTCATATGCTTCGTAGACTTAAAAAGGATGCAATGCAGAATATTCCTCCCAAGACAGAAAGAATGGTTCCTGTTGAGTTGTCATCCATCCAAGCTGAATATTACCGTGCAATGCTTACAAAGAATTATCAAATATTGCGGAATATTGGAAAAGGGGTTGCTCAACAATCTATGCTGAACATTGTTATGCAACTGAGGAAGGTCTGCAATCATCCATATCTCATACCAGGAACTGAGCCTGATTCTGGGTCTGTTGAATTTCTTCATGAAATGAGAATAAAGGCTTCAGCTAAGCTTACTCTCCTGCACTCTATGCTAAAGGTTTTACGCAAGGAAGGACACAGAGTTCTTATTTTCTCGCAAATGACCAAGCTGCTCGACATCCTTGAGGACTATTTGACCATAGAGTTTGGGCCTAAAACATATGAGAGGGTGGATGGCTCTGTTGCTGTTGCTGATCGTCAGACTGCAATTGCACGCTTTAACCAAGACAAGAGTCGATTTGTTTTCTTGTTATCTACCCGTTCCTGTGGACTTGGGATAAATTTGGCGACTGCTGACACTGTCATCATCTATGACTCTGATTTCAACCCTCATGCTGATATCCAAGCCATGAATCGAGCACACAGAATTGGTCAGTCAAAGAGACTTTTGGTATACCGGCTTGTGGTTCGTGCTAGTGTTGAAGAGCGCATCTTACAGCTTGCCAAGAAGAAACTGATGCTTGATCAGCTTTTTGTAAATAAGTCTGGGTCTcaaaaagaaatagaagatattttgaaatggGGAACTGAAGAACTCTTCAATGATTCTCCTGGCTTGAACACAACTGAAAATAACAATAGTAGCAAAGATGAGACGATAATAGATGTAGCACACAAGCAACGGAAGAGGACTGGTGGTCTGGGAGATGTTTACAAAGACAAGTGCACGGATAGCAGCAGCAAGATTGTGTGGGATGAAAATGCAATTTCTAAATTGCTTGATCGATCTGACCTTCAAGATGGTTCAACAGATATTGCTGAAGGGGATACCGAGAATGATATGCTTGGCTCAGTGAAG gcGGTCGAGTGGAATGATGAGCCAACTGAAGAGCATGGAGTGGATGAATCTCCTCCTCACGGAACTGATGATTTGTCTACTCAAAATTCTGAAAAGAAAGATGATATTGTTATGATTGCCAATGAAGAAAATGAATGGGACAGACTACTGCGTGTGAG GTGGGAGAAATATCAAAGTGAGGAGGAAGCGGCTCTTGGTCGAGGGAAGCGCCAGAGGAAAGCTGTTTCTTATAGGGAAGCATATGCTCCGCACCCAACTGAAACAATGAGCGAG AGTGGCGGTGAGGAGGAAAAAGAGCCAGAGCCAGAACCCGAACGTGAGTATACACCAGCAGGACGGGCTCTGAAGACGAAATA TGCTAAGCTCCGTGCTCGGCAGAAGGAGCGAATTGCTCGGAAGAAAGAAGCAGCATCACGTCCTCCTGAGGAAATCCCAGGAGTTGAGCCACTCCCACAATTTCCAACTAATACTAAGGGTGGGGACATAGGAGCTGGAGCAATGCATCCCGTTCAAGAGGTGCCTTCCATCAACTTAGTGGACAGCAAATCTAATCAACTTGCAGAAGCACAAGTTCAGAACAGCAACAACACAGATACCATTTCAAGGATCGACAGGCTTTCGAAACATAAAATGAGCAACCATTTTGATGCTCATTTGAATAATCCAAGCCGTACTCTACCTGACATTTTTGTCCCAAATCACCATATTAAGGGCGGACCAAGTACCTCAAACTCTATGCCCCCCAACAATTTGTTGCCTGTCCTGGGACTTTGTGCTCCTAATGCTAACCAGATGGAATCATCAGAAAGTAATGTTCCCAAGTTAAATTGGAGACAAAATAGACATGGAGTCAGACAAGAATTTCCATTCAATCTTGCCTCTTGCTCTGGGACATCCATGGATGCAGAGGTCAGAAGTCAGGAAATGGCACCAAATACCAAAATACCAGATGCCTCGACTGAAAATGTTAAACATAGTTTCAAAAATAGCATCCCTGACAGCAATCTCCCATTTGTTCCG TTCCCACCTTCTGTTAAAGGAAAGGAATCCAATGCATTTGAAAAATCAGGTGCTAGATTCTCTGCTTTCCAGGAGAAGATGGCCCTGCCAAATCTGCCATTTGATGAAAGGTTACTGGCACGATTTCCGCTTACAACGAAGAGCATGGCAAATTCACATCTGGACCTCTTACCGAATTTGTCATTAGGAGGCAGGTTTGAACCTCTGAATGGATCTGGGCAAGACCTTCCAACAATGCCAGCACTACCTACTTTCAAAAATCCCCCTGAAGACATGTTCAGATATAATCAGCAAGACAGGGATGTTCCTCCCACCTTGGGTTTGGGACAAAGACCAACCCCATTCCCATCTTTCCCAGAAAACCATAGGAAGGTGCTTGAAAACATAATGATGCGAACCGGCTCTGGATCGAGTAGCTCGTTAAAAAAGAAGTCAAAATCAGATGGATGGTCTGAAGATGAGCTCGATTCCCTGTGGATTGGTGTCCGTAGGCATGGAAGGGGTAATTGGGATGTCATGCTCAGAGATCCCAAGTTAAAGTTTTCAAGGTATAAGACGCCTGATGATTTATCAGGGAGGTGGGAAGAGGAACAAGTAAAGGTCTTTCAGGGGCCAGCTTTTCCTGTGCCAAGATcttccaagatgacaaagtctacCAAAGCTGCACATTTTCCAATCTCTGATGGAATGATGGAAAGAGCTTTACAAGGGAGCAAATTCATCTTGCCACCGAAATTTCAAAACCATTTGACCGACATGAAATTAGGGATAGGTGAGTCTGTGTCTGGTCTGCCACATTTTAGGACATTGGATCGACCTAGTTTGCAAAATGATCAGTTTGTGCCAGTACCATCTTGGAGTTCAGACAAACATAGAGCAAAACTACCTGAAGATGGTTCTGCTGAAGCATCTGATAGGCCTGGGACTTCTAATGTTCTTTCTGAGCACCCATTTATGCTCAATTCTTTTGGAGCCAGTTCCTTGGGTTCTTTAGGTTTGAATTGCTCAGGTGGCCTTGATATACGGCAGAAGGAAGATGAACAAGGAAACAGGAAGCGAGGAAAGTTGCCAGAACTTCTGGATGGATCGTCCAACGATTTGCGCGATAATCGTGCAAATGTGGGAAATGGTGAATCAATGGGCTCAGGATTGGCATCTAACGCCATTAGACCTGATCTTTCACACTCAAAAGGAGATGATGTAGCTGGAAGTAGTACTTCAAAAGACAAGCTTCCACACTGGTTGCGAGAAGCCGTGAGTCCCCCTGCCAAGCATCCTGATCCTGAACTGCCACCTACAGTATCAGCAATTGCTCAATCAGTTCGCATGTTATATGGAGAAGATAAGTCAACAATTCCTCCTTTTGTGATTCCTGGACCACCTCCATCCTTGCCAAAGGATCCCAGGTGTAtcctcaagaagaggaagaggagaaggtcACCTAAGTTTGATCAGGGTCTTGCAGATTTTGCAGGATCCAGCAGGGACTTCCCCAGCAACCGCGATGCTGATAATGGTGCTTCAAGCTCAACTCCATCGGGGCCACCATTTCCTCTACTTTCTCAGACAGCAACTCGAGGACCTCAGCAGGTCGAATCCAACCTCAGCTTGCCTCTTCTAAATTTAAAAGATTCAAGTCCATCACTCTCATCCGGACTGTCTCCTTCCCCTGAAGTGCTTCAATTGGTTGCATCTTGTGTTGCTCCTGGGCCTCATCTTCCGCCAGTTTCGGGTGCTTCAAGCTTTCTTGAGGGCAAGCTCCCATTGCCAAGGCCTGTTGCCAGAGCCAAATTCAAGGACTCTGAAGGTGCCTTTGAAAACAAGAAAGCGCATCAAGTttcaccaaaaacttggtgtccACCTGAAGACGATATAGTAGAACTCCCTGACAGCGGAGATTCCAGCAAGACTCAATCGGATCCTTCCCGGGTCGAACGACCCGATGAGGTTGAGGAGGTATCATCCGAGGGAACAGTCTCGGATCATGCGGTGAGAGATCAGGAAACACAACTGTag
- the LOC107631502 gene encoding uncharacterized protein LOC107631502 — MANRNNKVKTKESSNQYHGLTKFRQSDQRQSKGYRVARLSSSSGGRPLEVVPAAFDTLEREKQGDWGAGASLSLRHPLLRPLSHHRRHNCESASASALALRILVLLCHRGAQTLRKELVEFLLEDSNASKSQAKSNLVAKQPCLNVYLLLELDTEATLDVLRCAFDEDEISITGSSSLNSIDQSIEEAKEENGITEHQSTLVQNTVDALVKLIDIKSVSPDTTSSSGDDGLIKEWPLKDMGYLFEFIAYYVALQRAKISKDVLCQIFEYLTSERYSATNVLVHGLTPKNKETQVLALSEILPDSDWDAYVLELCESTQYHQILYKMPTPHGSPIPLHENDIAENSYGHQQISRFEILNSLQKNERFIQIENLPQLRLAPPAVYHEKVNKVIDFHAGKSSSSSSAVLEKQSRNNKQNRELRVKGSLIRFPLKSTIFGQLSSDGKLRKDQIEARVKILGYNLSQLKV, encoded by the exons ATGGCAAATagaaataataaagtaaaaaccAAAGAATCCAGCAATCAATATCATGGATTAACAAAATTCAGACAATCAGATCAA AGACAGAGTAAGGGGTACAGGGTTGCTAGACTGAGCAGCAGCAGTGGTGGTCGGCCACTAGAAGTGGTGCCGGCAGCATTTGACACGCtggaaagagaaaaacagggGGATTGGGGAGCAGGAGCAAGCCTCAG CCTTCGCCATCCTCTGCTTCGGCCTTTGAGTCATCATCGTCGTCATAATTGTGAGTCAGCATCTGCCTCTGCTCTGGCTCTGCGTATTCTGGTTCTTCTTTGCCATCGTGGTGCTCAG ACTCTTAGAAAGGAACTTGTAGAGTTCTTGTTAGAAGACTCTAATGCTTCAAAATCACAGGCAAAATCAAACTTAGTTGCAAAACAACCCTGTCTGAATGTATATCTTCTCTTAGAGTTGGACACTGAAGCTACATTAGATGTTCTTAGATGTGCGTTTGATGAAGATGAAATTTCAATTACTGGTTCATCTTCACTAAACTCGATTGATCAATCCATTGaagaagcaaaagaagaaaatggTATTACAGAACATCAAAGTACTTTGGTTCAGAACACAGTAGATGCTCTTGTTAAATTAATTGATATTAAATCTGTTTCACCAGACACGACCTCTAGTAGTGGTGATGATGGGTTGATAAAAGAGTGGCCATTGAAGGACATGGGTTATCTGTTTGAGTTCATTGCCTATTATGTCGCTCTCCAAAGAGCTAAAATCTCAAAGGATGTACTGTGTCAAATATTTGAATATTTGACTTCAGAGAGGTACTCTGCAACAAATGTCTTGGTTCATggtttaactccaaaaaataaagaaacacaAGTGCTTGCACTTTCGGAAATACTGCCTGATTCAGACTGGGATGCATATGTACTAGAACTTTGTGAGAGCACTCAATATCACCAA ATTCTCTACAAGATGCCAACCCCACATGGAAGCCCCATTCCTCTGCATGAAAATGATATAGCAGAGAATTCTTATGGACATCAACAGATATCACGA TTTGAGATCTTGAACAGCTTGCAGAAAAATGAGAGATTTATTCAGATAGAAAACTTGCCTCAATTGAGGCTTGCCCCACCTGCTGTATACCATGAAAAGGTAAATAAGGTGATAGATTTTCATGCTGGGAAAAGTAGCAGTAGTAGTTCTGCAGTTTTGGAGAAACAAAGTAGAAACAACAAGCAAAACCGGGAGCTAAGAGTTAAGGGTTCATTAATCAGATTTCCCTTAAAATCAACTATATTTG GTCAACTTTCCAGTGACGGAAAACTACGGAAGGATCAAATTGAGGCACGGGTCAAAATTTTAGGGTACAATTTGAGTCAATTGAAAGTTTGA